GTTACGGCGGGTGTAGATGACCATGTCCCGCGCTACCTGGGCGGCGAGCGCCGGGCCGTGCCGGACGGCCAGCAGATGCAGCGCCAGGTCGATGCCACTGGCGACTCCCGCCGAGGTCACCACCCGGTCATCGACGGTGAACAGCACGTCCCGCACCACCGTCGCCCGGGGATAGCGGGCCGCCAGCTCATCCTGGTGGTGATGGTGCGTGGTGCACCGGCGTCCATCCAGCAGTCCGGCCTGGCCCAGCGCCTCCGCTCCCGCGCACACGCTGGCGACGGTGCCCCCGGCGGCGTGGTGAGCGCGCAACCGCTCCACATCGGCTGGGCTCAGCCGCGGCCCGCCACGCAGTGTGGGCGCTTGCCAGCCCGGCACCACGACCAGGTCGCCGGGGCCCAGAGACGGCCACTGGACGTGCGTGGTCAGCGGCAGGCCCTGGGCACTGCGCACCTGCTCCCGCTCGGCGACATAGCTGAGCCGGTAGGCGTGCCCGAAGTCTGCTGCCGTCCCGAACGCCTGGGCCGGTCCGGCCACGTCGAGCAGGTGAACTCCGGGCAGCAGGACGAACACGACATGGCTCACGCCTCGGATGTTCCCAGCTCCGCTTCCAGCTCGGCCACCGTGGCGATCCGAGCGAACCGGTCACGCAGGACGACCTCCGTACGCTCGATGATCGCCTCGGCGCTGAGCCCGCCGTACGGGCTGGTCGTGGTGGCATCGGTCACGAAGACGACCTGGTACCCGAGGTCACTGCCGACCCGGGTCGTGGTCTCCACACACTGCTCGGTGCGGATGCCGCAGACCACCAGCTCGCGCACGCCCGCCTCGGTCAACAACTGTTGCAGGTTGGTGGTGGTGAAGGCGTTGTGGGAGGTCTTGTGGAGTACCCGTTCGCCGGGCATGGGCTGTTCCAGTTCCTCGAGCAGCCGGACGTGGCCCTGGGCCGGGTCGAACACACTCTGGCTGCCAGGCTCGGTGTGAAGCACCCAGACCACCAGGTCGCCGTTGGCACGGGCAAGGCGGACCAGCCGGTTGACGGGCTCCGCGATCTTCGGGTCGGCGATCTGCTCCCAGCTCGGGCGGGCCCGAAACGACTCCTGGACATCGATCACGATCAGCGCTCGGTTCATGGTCTCCAGTCTGACCAGGACGAGCACCGGGCCGACAGGCCTGATCCAGGCCCATTGCGGAACGATCCGGTCAGCCCGCCGTGACTTCGGCAATTTTGATGTCGTGAGTGTCACCGGCGGCGGCGAACTCCAGGAGGCGCGCGGCCTCGGCGGTGACGGCGCCGGGGTCGGGCAGTGATGCGAACGGCTCGATGGTCAGGGTGGCGGTGCCGCGGGCGCGGGTGAGCTTCCAGGTGCCGTGGACGAAGCCGTCCACCAGGAACGCCGGGCGTGGTGAGTCGTTGGGGGTGGCCAGCCGGTCGCGGTGGCCGCCGGGCAGTACGCGGGTGCGGTCGGCGTGGGACCGCAGCAGGTTGTCGTACTCGGGCAGGAAGCGCGGCGGGGCCGGTGTGCCGGGGTCGGGGCGTGGCGCGTCCGGCAGGTCGAACACCTCGTTGCCGTGCTCGTCGTGGAAGACGCGCAGCCGGGGACGGAGCCCGTCGACGACCTCGCGGAGCCGCGTCAGGCCGGACCAGACCTGGATGTCACGGGGCGTCGCCGGGCCATAACCGGCGAGGTAACGCAGGACCAGGTCGTCGAGCGCGGGCGCGGGGTCGAGGCGGCCTCCGAGCCAGGTCTCGGCCGAGGTGTGGGTGGCCTGTCCGCCGTGGCCCCAGAGGCCGCGAGGCGGCACCTGCACGAGCGGGACGAGGGCGCGGATCACGTGGGCGAGGTCGGCGGGGGCGTGGCCGGGCCAGCGTTCGGTGAGCGCGGCGCCGAGCTCACCGAAGGTGCGGGGGCGTTCGTCGACCAGCTCGCGGCCGGCGGCGGCGATCGCGTGCAGGTCGAGGCCGGTGAGCCGGCGGCCGGCACCGCTCCGCAGCGCACGGTCCAGGAGGGGCTGGAGCAGGGGCCGTAGGGTGCGGCAGTCGGCGGCGGTAACGAGGTGGATGGTGCCGCGCATCAGCGCGATCCGTACGACCTGCCGGCCGGTGATCAGGCCGGCGAGGTCGTCGGGGCGGAAGTCGCGCAGCCGCGTCCACAGCCCTACGTAGGGGGCGAGCGGTGCCTGCGCCTGCATGCCGACGAGGCGTTCGACGGCCTGGAGGGCGGTGTGCCCGGCCGGGCGCAGGAGCGACTGGCGTTCGAACAGGGCGCGGTTGAGGGCGTACCGGTCGAGCACGTCAGCGGGGGACACGGGCGGTCAGGCGAGCAGCGCGGTCCGGAGCGCGGTGGTGTCGTCGTCGGTCCAGCCGTGGCGCCGCAGCCAGCCGAGCGGGCCGCCGTCGCGCTCGTCGAGGACGCTGAGGAACTTCTCCATCGTGTACGGGTGCGGCAGGTGGGTGTCGGCGGGCCGCGAGTCGAGGTCCTGGGCGTAGGTGGGGCTGGAGCGGAGCCGGGCGAGGATGGCCTCGATCCGCTCGCCGGTCGCGGCGTAGTCGGCGACGATCCGTTCGCGGGGCACGCCGACGACGTGCAGGGCGAGGGCGATGACGACGCCGGTGCGGTCCTTGCCCGCGGCGCAGTGCACGATCGAGGTCCCCTGGGACATGACGCGCAGCGCGGAGACGACGGAGTCGGGCCGGTCGGCGAGGTAGCCGAGGTAGTGGCCGACGCTGCGCTCGCTCTCGTGGCCGCCCTCTTCCGGGCGATCCTGCCAGGGGAGGATCTTGTCGGTGTCGATGCCGTTGCCTTCAACGGAGGTGTCGGCGTCGACGTCGGTCAGGCCGCCGCCTTCGGCGAACAGGGACAGGCGGTGGACGGTCACCTCGGGTTCGCGGGTGAGCGGGCCGGGCCCTTCGAGCTCGACCTCGGTGTCGCTGCGCAGATCGATGACGTGCCGCACGCCGATCTCGGACACGAGGAGGTCGACGTCCGCCGCGGTGAGCCCTTGGAGGTTGTCCGAGCGCAGCAGCAGGCCGGTACGGATGGTGTCACCGCCGGCCGTGGCGAGGCCGCCCAGGTCGCGGACGTTGACGGCGCCGTCGAGTTCGATCCATCGAGTCATGCTGCCGACCCTATCTGGGGGAGATGTCATCTCCTGGGCGGATTCAGGCCGTGGCAATGACCGGTGGGCGGGCCGCGGATGTCGGGCTTCTCAAGATCCACGGTGGCCGGGGAGGGCATGACCGGCGGTGGAGAATCCGGCCGGGTCGATCGAAGACGGTGCCGCTCCGCGTGGTTTGAGCATGAACTTACTATGTAAAGGCGGGTGCTTAAATGACTTCACATCAGCCCTCTTAAAAAAGTCCACCACCAGGCAGACAGCCGTCCGCGCGGTGTACCGGTGCGGCCGCGACGCACGTGCGAGCGCCGCGGTGACTAGAAGGTGCTGCGGTCATCGCTCCGCGGGTCTCGGACGAAGTGCGGGTCGTAAACGCCGGCACGCGCCGTGCGTCGCCAAGGGCGGGCCTTGGTGAGGGCGACTTCGACGCTCTCCGTGCTGTGGTCGAGGTCGGCGACCGCAAGGGAAGGCGTCCCGTCCCGTGGACACCGGGCGAGCCATTCCCCGCCTGGACCGATCACTCCTGACGGCGTGATCGTGCTGTGCTGTGTGGGCACAGAGAAGCCGATCCAGTAGCCGTTGGCCGCTGCGTGCCCCTGAGCCTCGGTGGCGAAGATCGCGCCGTCGTCCGGCGCCCCTCCCGTGGAGGAGAACAGGACACAGTCGACGTCGAGCCGCTCGTAGGCGCCGAACAGCTCCGGGAAGTGGACCTCCATGCCGAGCGAGCACCCGAACCGCACACCGTCGACCTCGAACGTGACGGGGCCGGAGCCGGGTGCGTACATGTACGAGATCTTTGTCTTCGACAGCAGGCGTTCGTCGTAGCGGGTCGCCACGGTCCCCTCGTCGGAGATGACGTACAGGCTGTTGTGGGGGCGGTGTGGCGGAGTCAGGCGATGCACCGAGCCGAGGGCGGTCCAGAGCCTGAGTTCGCGGGCGAGCTCTGCCGTTGCGTTCAGCTCCTGCCGCAGGGCGTCCCACGCGAACCGGTCCCAGTCCGCCGGGCCGACCGTGTCCGGCCCGGTGGCGGACATGATCCGCTTGTGCGGGGAGCAGGTGGCGCCCTCCGGGAAGTGCACGACCCGCGCGCCGGCCTTGTGTGCGTCGCGCATCAAGCGGCGCACCTCACGTCCGCTCTCGCGCAGTTCGTCGCCGCTGCGCGGGTCGTGCTGGACGTTGGTCTGCGCGACGGCGAGCCGCAGGGGTTTCGCCTCCGGCCGGCCGTCAGCCGGACGGAAGTGCTGGAGGGCGGCGGTGTAGGACTGCCCGGTCTTGGCGGCACGGGCACGTACGAGGCGTTTGAGATTGGTGTTCGCTGTCATCTGTGGCCTTCCGCATCTCGAC
Above is a genomic segment from Actinoallomurus bryophytorum containing:
- a CDS encoding GlxA family transcriptional regulator, whose amino-acid sequence is MSHVVFVLLPGVHLLDVAGPAQAFGTAADFGHAYRLSYVAEREQVRSAQGLPLTTHVQWPSLGPGDLVVVPGWQAPTLRGGPRLSPADVERLRAHHAAGGTVASVCAGAEALGQAGLLDGRRCTTHHHHQDELAARYPRATVVRDVLFTVDDRVVTSAGVASGIDLALHLLAVRHGPALAAQVARDMVIYTRRNGHEPQASVMLRHRAHLDDAVHRVQDLIDERLAEPLPLAYLAACVGVSQRTLTRLFSRATGGLTPLRYQQILRLERAQHLIDHGTMVEAAAREVGFEDARMLRRLRARAS
- a CDS encoding cysteine hydrolase family protein, which translates into the protein MNRALIVIDVQESFRARPSWEQIADPKIAEPVNRLVRLARANGDLVVWVLHTEPGSQSVFDPAQGHVRLLEELEQPMPGERVLHKTSHNAFTTTNLQQLLTEAGVRELVVCGIRTEQCVETTTRVGSDLGYQVVFVTDATTTSPYGGLSAEAIIERTEVVLRDRFARIATVAELEAELGTSEA
- a CDS encoding winged helix DNA-binding domain-containing protein, which translates into the protein MSPADVLDRYALNRALFERQSLLRPAGHTALQAVERLVGMQAQAPLAPYVGLWTRLRDFRPDDLAGLITGRQVVRIALMRGTIHLVTAADCRTLRPLLQPLLDRALRSGAGRRLTGLDLHAIAAAGRELVDERPRTFGELGAALTERWPGHAPADLAHVIRALVPLVQVPPRGLWGHGGQATHTSAETWLGGRLDPAPALDDLVLRYLAGYGPATPRDIQVWSGLTRLREVVDGLRPRLRVFHDEHGNEVFDLPDAPRPDPGTPAPPRFLPEYDNLLRSHADRTRVLPGGHRDRLATPNDSPRPAFLVDGFVHGTWKLTRARGTATLTIEPFASLPDPGAVTAEAARLLEFAAAGDTHDIKIAEVTAG
- a CDS encoding tyrosine-protein phosphatase, which encodes MTRWIELDGAVNVRDLGGLATAGGDTIRTGLLLRSDNLQGLTAADVDLLVSEIGVRHVIDLRSDTEVELEGPGPLTREPEVTVHRLSLFAEGGGLTDVDADTSVEGNGIDTDKILPWQDRPEEGGHESERSVGHYLGYLADRPDSVVSALRVMSQGTSIVHCAAGKDRTGVVIALALHVVGVPRERIVADYAATGERIEAILARLRSSPTYAQDLDSRPADTHLPHPYTMEKFLSVLDERDGGPLGWLRRHGWTDDDTTALRTALLA
- a CDS encoding carbon-nitrogen hydrolase family protein; the encoded protein is MTANTNLKRLVRARAAKTGQSYTAALQHFRPADGRPEAKPLRLAVAQTNVQHDPRSGDELRESGREVRRLMRDAHKAGARVVHFPEGATCSPHKRIMSATGPDTVGPADWDRFAWDALRQELNATAELARELRLWTALGSVHRLTPPHRPHNSLYVISDEGTVATRYDERLLSKTKISYMYAPGSGPVTFEVDGVRFGCSLGMEVHFPELFGAYERLDVDCVLFSSTGGAPDDGAIFATEAQGHAAANGYWIGFSVPTQHSTITPSGVIGPGGEWLARCPRDGTPSLAVADLDHSTESVEVALTKARPWRRTARAGVYDPHFVRDPRSDDRSTF